CCGGGGGGCCGGCAAGGAGTGGGTGAAGATGCTCCCCTTGATCCTGACGGGGATCAGATCCGTACAGGTACGGAAAGCGGTGCTAAGCCCTTACCAAATTATTTCGGGCTTCCCGTTGGAGGTGCGGAGGGGATGCGAGGAGGACGTCTGTCCCCACGGCAATGTCCTCCCGCAGCTCCGccggctgcaggaggacagggtCCTCTACAAGCGCCGGACCCAAGTCgtgctgctgcggggctgcctGGAGGGGGATGCTCCGTAGCCGTAGCCCCCCCGACTCCTCCGTGAGATTGCTGTCTCTGTGGGTTGTGTATCgtggtggggggagaaaatggGTGTACTGGGCTTACTGGGGGGCTTTTAGGAAGGACTAGGGGAGCTTTTAGGCAGGACTAGGGAGCTTTTAGGCAGGACTGGAATGCGCAACCTCTTGTTAATGGTGTTCgaggatggggagggaagacTTGCTGGGTATACCGGTTTTGACTGGGATGGAGTTGGTTTTCTTCATAGCATCCAGCACGGTGCTGGGCTCTCCGGCTGTGGTCCCAGCAGTGatgggagcactgggatggTGTTGCCACCCTCAGTCCCGGGGGGCTTGGGGGAGCTGGGCCAGTTTTTGCTTGGGACCATGGGAGATGGTGAGTGATGGCCTTTGCGTcacttgctttggtttttgtattttctttccctctttttccacttcttcatttattaaacGATTTTTACcttgacccacaagttttcttgtttttcctcttcctttctgtactGGGTTTGGCCGGGATAGAGTTAAATTCTTCATAGCAGCTTGCGGTTTGGATTTGCGCTGAGAAGTGTTGATAAGAGAGGCATGCTTTAGTTATCACAATGcttgcacagtgtcaaggccttttctgcttctcgtACTCCTCTGCCTACGGGGGGGTTCACCCACAACACCATTAATCACGTCTCAAGGCTCAGCAGCCTTTGGGAGcggtggaggaggagaagagaggagccACCGGTGTCCCACACCTGAGTCTCAACCCCCATTAGTGACCTTCACATGATCTCTTGATGGTCCTCATGGTCTTCAAAGGGTTGTGGGTCAGTAGTCTTCTCCATCTCTCCTGACAGTTCCCAGGTTGTAGCTCTCCAAGCCCCTCTGCTActtaaaatcatagaatcatttaggttggaaaagacccttaagatcatcaagtccaacgGGTAAACCAAACGATGAAGGTGGTGGAGGGTGACCATGAGCCCTGTGGGTGCACAGACCCTGGGAACCCCAAGCTCTGGTCCATAAGCTGGTTGAAGCCAGAGGAGCAGCAAGGTGGGAAGCTCTCGGCTGTTTAATGGGAGCTGGTGTGGGGCCACCACCCCGACTCGGGGACCCCCAAACGACGAGCTGCACTTGATGGCAGGATCCAGGGCACGGCAGGTAGCCCAGGGTCTGGTAGCCCAGGGACTTGTGGCAGGGACCCATCTGCCACCCCAGCAGAAGTATATTTACTGCTTCTGTGGCGAGACGGCAGCCCAAACGCTGAGTCAGCACGGATGCAAGAGAGCAACCCCGCCGCTGATTTAGCACCAGCATTTAGCCGGCTGGTAAATCCCGTAGCAAGGCAGCGGTTAAAATAGCTGCAGCCAAAGGAAGGCGGCATGGACTGAGTTGGACATCTCTGGATCGGCTCCACCGGCCATGAGTCATCAGGGACGGCCTGAATGGgctgaggaagagcagcaaaCTGCAGCCGCCGAGGATGAGGATGGTGGGAAGAAGACCTTGGCTGTCAGCGAGCATCCTCCGGCAGCCACCTCGTGAACCCCAAAAAGATGCCCTGGGCTGGGGTGGCAGAGGGCAGAACCACTGCAAGAACGTCACTCGTGGGGCTCTGGCGATTAAAAAATTGTCATGATAGGCGTTGGCGTGTTCTCCGGTACAACGTGGTGGGGAAAGTCCggggaagcagcagagagacCCCAAAATGCTCCTAGAAATGGCCAGGGGGGCGAGGGGGAGGCTCCAGGACCTGAAAACACAAGATGGCAATGTCCAGGAGCCACGTCCgagtgaggaggggggaggcaggTGCTGGTATGGGGAATATTATAGAAAATCGACGAATATAACCCGGACGAGAAGGGCAGGCCAGGGCTGGAGCAAGCAgggggctgctgcaggagtGGCGGAGGTTTGGCCAGCTGGAGACCCCCCCCCGTGATGTCCCAGAGGTGGCCGGGGGACccttggaggaggagggaggccgTGCAGGGAGGAAGGCTGCCTGGGAGCCCGGCTGGGTCTCagcagagggcagcagcagcccgaCACAAAAGCcttggtggggaggggggtctCAGCAAGGAACCCCCAAACATCCCTGACCCCCACCCCATGCCTCTGAACTGGGACCACCGCTCCAAAGCAGAAGTCAGGAGCCAAACCACAGCACCTTGGGTCCCAGCCAGGACCCCAGACCCCAAACCACAGCACCCTGTGTCTCCGACCCAGACCCAGGGGCCCAGAGCAGGACCCCAGACCCCAAACTACAGCACCCCATATCCCTGACCCAGATCCAGGGGCCAGACCCCAGACCCCAGACCCAGCACCCCATCTCCCTGCGTCCCTGCCCCAGATCCAAGGGCCATACCCAGGACCCCAAACCCATCTCCTCATGTTCTCGACCCAGATCCAGGGGCCCAAAGCAGGACCCCAGACCCATGTCCCCATATCCCTGCCCCAGATCCAGGGGCCGTACCCCAGACCCCAGACCCATCGCCCCATCTCCCTGACCCAGACGCGTGTACCCAAACCCCCAATCCTGATGCCAGCCCCCCCATCTCCCTAAGCCAAACTCCCGAGCCCCGCTGCCCTTGGACCAGAACCCCCTCCCCAGACCAGCACAACTTCTCCAGACCCCAGGCCGCCCCCCAAATACGGCTGAGTGAGGCCGGCACGGCACAGCACAGCACGGCACGACGTCGGTCGGACATTTGTTAGTCATtagggctggagggaaggagggcggGCGCGGGACCAGCCTTTCTTCTCCAGCACATATCCCAGCGCCTCGCCTTTCGGTGGCCGGCGTCCAGCCCAACTGGGCTCTGCCGTCACCCGTCGCCCATTCCCCCATCCCGCGTGGGCAGAGGCCATGGGCGAGCGGGCGGCCGTGGGGATGCTCCGCCACCGCCATTGCTTTTGAAGGCTCCCCAGGAAGTTTTGGGAGCGGGGGGCCGGCGGTGGGGAGCAGCCCCGGCCATGCTGGCCGCTCGCTGACGCTTGCCGGGAAAAGAAGTGCCGGGGTGGATGCGGGAACCGGGGCGGTGAGGCCTGGGTCGGTGCAGGATTGCACCCACCGCCCCCCAGCTCGGGGGCTATGAGAGGTGAGTggggggcagccctgggggcGGGGGTTGGAACCGTGGGGAGAGGAGCGGGGCTGGTGGCacaggggacaggaggggacGGCTGTGCCGGAGTTGGTAGCGGAGCTGGGGGGGCAGCCGGCATCGGGGTGGATGCACCCCCCGAATCCCACCGCATCCCTGCTCCCCATGGGCGGCATCTCCCCATGGCTGGGGGCTGAGCCGGCTTTGGCCACGGCTGGGGAACCCCACACCGCTGTGGGGAGcaaaaggggctgggggggggcaaggtTCCAGGGCTCCCAGACCAGCGGCAgcgcttcccccccccgccgtgctCAGAGCCCATCACTTGTTGACTCCATggggcagaaaagcaaaatttgagGCAGCCAAAAAGCAAAGGGCCACGGCAGGGAGGACGGAGGGAATCGCTGCTGCCCCCAAACCagagaacccccccccccgcccgcagcccctctcctgccccccGCCTGCTTTTGCAGGGGGGAGACCGGGCTTTATAAAGCAGGGGATGTCGGTGCCACGGTCACTCCAGCcgtgcctgcagcccccctgcagCACCCCCGGCTGGAAACCCTCCTTCTGCCGGCGAGGAGGTGGGGGAGGCCCCGGGCAGGGGGTGGCTGGGctggcggggggctgcggggggctcTCGGGCATGGTACAGCTTTGGGGAGCCAGGGAAAGAGGCAccgtccccctgccccaggctccTTCGGGGTCGGGTACCGGTGCTGAGCGCATCCCCCGTGCCGGAGCCATCGGTGAGATCCGGCCCATGGTGTTTCCCACCCTGTGGGAGCACCCCAACTCGCCCCCCCACCGGGATGGGGGTCCAGGCTGGGTGCCAGCTGAGGCGGCATgtggatttttctttgctgccacGGTTTTTGCGAGAAGGGGCTGGGAAGCCGCAAAGCCCCTtggggctgggagccaggagCCGTCAGCTTCTCCATCATCCACTTTTTTTGGCCAAATTCAACCAAATTTCCCCAAGTTTACGGTCTTGGAGCGCAAAGGTCGCAGCCAAGTCCCGCAGGAGGTGGAGCGGGGACGTGTCCCAACGGGCTGGTGCCACCGGGCTTTGCCCAGCTGAGGGTGGCAGCGATGGGTCCCACGCGGCTCCTCAGCTTTTCCCCGGGGACGCCGGGTTACGGCGAGGCTCGGAGCTCGTCCCCAGGGACCACCGGCATCCTCGGTGGGATGGGAGCCGGagagtgcaggcagcaggcagggcccTGGCAGCGCAGGCAGCTCAGGTCCCTCCCGTGTTGGCTTTCAGAAGACGAGCCAgcgggaggagaggaagaggagatgccGACCTTCAGCTACCGGCCGAGCGGTAAGGATGTCCcccggggtgggcagggggtgcGGCAGGGCctgatccttcccctctctgcGCTCAGGCAGGGCACGGACCAGCTGCAGCCGGTGCCAGAAGAACCTCTCCCTCCAGACGGCTGTCAAAGTCCTCTACATCTTCTCCATCCTCCTCATCGTGGCCGTGACCGTGCTGGCTGCCTTGGGTGAGCACGGGCAGCGTTGGGAGGTCCggctcctgccttccctcctgccGTCCTCGGGGCAGCCCCTCGGGGATACCGGGGCTCCCCCAAAGCACCTTCAGCACCCAGCCCTGGAGAGGAGCATCCAGCTCCCCCTGACCTGCCCCTGGGATGTACGTGggatgctgtgcttgatgccACCTCACTAAGGAATGGCTTTACCCCCGTGGGGACCTCAGGAACCACCCCCGACCCCAGAGATTGCCACCCCGTCACCTCCGCGGGCAAGAAACAGCCTCCAAGGCTCAGCGGAGGGACGGTGGGCTCCCCGGGGCTGGACCCCCAGAGATGCTTTGTAGACCTTAGCCAAGCCCCAAACCCGAAAGCCCCTTGGGACACCCAACTCACGGAGCCAGCACCCACCAGCCACCCAGCCTGACTCTTCGAGCCCCTGCCCACCTCCCCTGACCTCCCCACCTTTCCTCCACAGTGTTCAAGAAAGTCAACTCCATCTCCAATGACATCAGCTCAGCCCAGACTTACTACGAGAAGAAGATCGTATCCATCCAGGAGGACCTCCAGGGGCTGGGTGAGTGGCTCGCACCTGGACCTGGAGGTCTTCTCCAGGTTTCAGCCCCACACGTCCCTCCAGCTGAGCAGACCTCAGCTGCTCAGCGCTGCCAGCCAGGGGCTGAAGCATCTCCACTTTTCAGGTTCTGGGGCTCCCTCAGAACCAAACCCCCACTTATCTCCCAGGATTTTGGGGAGGGATGACCACACGACCTTGAGGGTAGGGTTGGCGGTGTTCGGCTTTTTGGAGAACTTGCTGCACAGAGGCGGCTggagcaggatggggggggggggctggtgcaGGCTGGTGGCATCAACCTTGTCCCAGCTGTGGCTCCGTGGTGGTGCACATCTCCAGGGTCTGCAAGGACAGACCATGGTGAGGCTCCTTCCTCCGCTCCGGTCCTCAGCGGGAGGGTCTCCAGGCCCGGCGAGGGATGGGTTGGGGTAACAGACCCCTCTGCCCTTCATTCAGATGAGAAGACCTCGGGGAACTGCTCCCTCTGCCACGAGACAGGACAGCTGAGCCAGGAGATCACCAagctgcagggagagctggaggaGATCCAGAAGATGCTGTTGGTTCAAGAAATCCTGCTCGACCGGACCTCCCAGACCCACAACCAGCTGTCATCCACCAGCAACAAGATCACCAGCGAGGTGGACGACTGCTCCTTCTCCATCCGGCAGGTCAACGAAAGCTTGGGGCAGCTCCTGGCCCAGGTTGGGGGCTGGCAGGTGGTCACCTCCCAGCTGGACAACTCTCTCAAGGGCTTGGCCCAGGAGCGCTACGATGTCCGAGCAGCCATGCAGCAGATGAACTTCACCCTGGGACAAACCTCCGACTGGATCCAGGTCATCCAGAGGAAGACGGACGAGGAGACGCTGACGCTGCAGAAGATCGTCACCGAGTGGCAGAACTACACCCGCCTCTTCGGCGGGCTGCGGGCCACCTCCTCCAAGACCAGCGAGCTGGTGAAGAGCATCCAAGGCAGCATCGGCGCAGCAGCTCGGCAGGTCGGCCAGAATTCGGAGAGCATGCATGACCTGGTGCTGCAGGTGatggggctgcagctgcagctggacaACATCTCCTCCTTCCTGGACGACCACGAGGAGAACATGAATGACTTGCGCTACCACAACAGGTACACGCAGAACCGCACCGCCGAGCGCTTCGAGACCCTGGAAGGTCGCATGACGTCCCACGAGATTGAGATCAGCACCATCTTCGCCAACATCAACGCCACCGACAGCCACGTCCACAGCATGCTGCGCTACCTGGACGATGTGCGGCTCTCCTGTACCTTGGGCTTCCACACCCATGCTGAGGAGCTCTACTACCTGAACAAATCCCTCAGCCTGGTCCAGGGCACCACGGACCTGCTGCGGGAGCGTTACAGCCTGCTCAGCGCCCGGCTGGACTTTGACATCCGCAACTTGTCCATGGTCATGGAGGAGATGAAGGTGGTGGACGTCCGGCATGGGGAGATGCTGAAAAACATCACCATCTTACGAGGTGAGGTGCATCCCGGTGGGTTACAGTCTAAGCCCTGCCTGGGCATGGGTTGGGGCCAGGCGTGTTGGGCAGgcagttttgggggggctgtttcttctgtggcTGAGCATGGTGGGATCTGGGCTCTTTGGGAGCATCCTGCACCCAAGGCAGGCGGTGGAGGACCCAAACCGCCATCGCTGAGGCCAAGGTAGCACTGGGATGTGCACAAAGACACCCAGGCGCTTGCCCATGGATGCAGGGGTGTCCTGGGGATGGAGCCGCATGGATTCGGCTTGCAGAGCTCTCCctgcctggggggggacagggacagcggGGAGGTGACCCGTGTCCTTCTAGCACAGCCGGCACGCACACCGGTGCCAGCGACCCTTCTTGCTGGTCCCGGTGGAGAGGGTATGGCTGCCCCTGGACGAGGGTGCCCAAAGCTTCTCCCAGTGGCTTGGGTGGCCTGGGGACATCTCCATCCACCCAGGGGAGCAGCGGCGCTGTCCCGGCTCCACCATCGGCTCCACGGAGCCCACGGGCACCCCGGCAGCTTCCCGCGCCGCCACAGACCACCCAGCCCGGGCACCATACGGCAACCGCATCTGCATCGTTACAGGGCTGCCCTAATTAATCAGCCGGGCCGTTTCCTGGATCTGGTTTTAGGGGGAGCCCCGTGGTGGcaccgtgtccccccccagggtgCCAATTGTCCTCGGAGCCCACAGCAAGGGCTGCGGGGTGGGATGAGCCGGGCTTAGCTGATCCCGGTGTTAGcgagggctgcagggctggggcatctccctctctccccgCTTTGGGGTGCTACCCCCCCATACTCCCGATTcacccccttctctccccccccagGTGTGCCGGGACTCCCGGGCCCCCGCGGCCTCAAGGGCGACGTGGGCGTCAAGGGCCCCCCGGGAAGCGAAGGAGAGAAGGGCGACGTGGGCAGCCTGGGTTCGCcgggaccccagggaccccccggccccccgggaccccccggCCCCCAGGGTGAAAGGGGTCCCCTGGGCTTGAAAGGCTTCCCCGGCCTCAAGGGCACCAAGGGCAGCTTTGGGCAATCCGGCTCCCGGGGACAGGGGGGACCCAAGGGAGaccccggcccccccgggccGGCTGGGGTGCCGGGGCCGGTGGGACCACCCGGACCGCAGGGCAAACCGGGActccccgggacccccggggCTGTCGGCCAGGCTGGGCCGACGGGGCCTAAGGGTGACCCCGGTTTGCGAGgacccccggggctgccgggcccccccggccccccaggACAGTAacccagcctgctgccagccagggcGCCAGGATGGGGGGTCCCCACCgccacccaccccccccggaCTCCCAGAGCATCCCCACAGGGGTTTGAGGCAGAGCCTCGcaggattggggggggggggggtgcaaaGGGGTCCCGGTCCCCCCCAGTGCGGGGGTCCGGGGCTGGTCCCCGGCTCTCAGGGATGCTGCCGGCTCCAggctctggggtgggggggtccccgtgGGACGGGGTACAGCTGGTTTGTGCCCTCTCCCCCGTCCgtctgtccccccccagccccgtgctgTGTGTCCCCAGTGTACTCCCGGCACAATAAAGCTGTATGGGGACAGGTGACTCCTGCACTGGGaacactggggtggggggacgggggtgtgctgggggggcacccacaCCCAAACCGCTGCTGGTGGTGGGGTgcaagtgggggggggaagcgtgTTGTACCCGTGTGTGCTTGAGTGAGCACGCGTGGGCATATGTGTGCATGAGTGAGCGTGCATATGCATGAGTGAGCGTGCATGGGCATGAGTGTGCACGCATATACGCGTGTGCATGAGTGAACACGTGCACGTGTGCGTGACTGCGCGTGCATGCACATACGTGTGCATGAGTGAGTGTGCATGTGCAGGTGTGTGCACGAGCGTGTGCAGgactgtgtgcctgtgtgtgagTGAGCACGTGTGGGCGTGAGTGAGCCTGTGCACGTGTGTGCATGACTGCGTGCACGCACATGTGTTTGCATGAGTGAGAATGTGCATGAGTGAGTATGCATGGGCACGTGCGTGCGTGAGTGAGGGTGCGTGTACACGTGTGGGCATATGCACACACGTACAGGCACGCATGCAGAGGATGTCCATAGATGTGCGCGCACGTGTGCAAGCGTGCATGTGTGCCATATGAGACACGGTCTCTGACAGGGACCCCACTCCCCTGCCGTGCCCCCCGGCAGAGCCGCTTCCCGGCTTCCCCCCCTTCAGGCCCCCCCACGGGCCCCCGCCATGCCCTTGGCAGTGGGAAATGGGGCTCTCGGCTCTCCCCCAAACTGGAccacccccctcctccccccctccactGCCCTGGGGAtgccctgccctgggctgaccctgcctgggggggggggggtgcagccGGGACCCCCACCACCACAGGGAAGGTGCATTGCAGCTCtgctccgtgcctcagtttcccaaaCCAGGTTGCCCGGTGAGACAGGCCACCGGGGTCGAAGGGAACGGTGTCACCTTCTCTGTGAGCCAAACCCAGGGTCCCCGAGACCCGGCTGTGGGGGGACACCAccggagcgggggggggtgaCCGGAGGCCCCAGGTACCCAAGCCAGGGCCGCGGTGCCAAGAGCATCGTGGCGCTGGGGACAACAGCCAGGCCAGCCCcaccgtccccgtcccctccaTCCGCCGGGTGCCCCAGCTCCGGGACCCCcatgccctgccctgcccggggcaCAGGATCCGGCCGGCCAGGCGGTTTATTGCTGTTGGCAAAGCGTTTTCCTGTTTTCATCGCAGCAACAGCCTGAGGCTGGTTATTAACGCGGGCCAACACGGCCCCGGCTCTGGTTTGTAGCTGCTATGGCTGGAAAGGcagcacggggtgggggggtgggctctgagcagggagcagaggggggaGCAGAGACCTGACAACTCGTTACACAGATGGGGCACAAGCTGACGGGCCCCCAAGCgatggctgggcagggctgggttCATCCTGCTGGGGCTCTGGGGAGGGCCAGCACAAAGCCCTGAAACCCCCCAGTGAGGGTCTGCTGGGGGGGACGTGGGCACCCTGCAAAGGGAAGCACACCACGGGCACacggctgggctgggggggctgctcGGGGGGGCTGCCTCCGCCCCCAGCTCATACGCGAGATCTTAACGAACCGGCTGCAactgccccccgccgccggcacgCAGACGGGCGTCGGAGCCTCGGCCATGCCCACCGTCactccgtgcctcagtttcccccaaCTAGGTAGGACCTGGCCATGCTATAACCCCCACCCCGACCTCCTCACCCCTTCCCAAACTCCTGCGTCTGCGGAAAAGCCGGAGAACATCTGGCCAGGGAGCAGCCTTAGCATAATATTGGGCAGcagctgtgccagtgtttgTGGATGGGCGGCCGCCTCCTCTGCTGGGCCTgcaaaaaaatgtgcaaaggCAGGGTTTTACCCCCCAGAACAGGCCAGAGCTGCGCTTTCCGGGTGGTGGTGAGGGTGGGTGATAGGATTTcagagctgggagaaaaaggatTAATAAATAAACGAGCGAAGGCGGGGAAGGGCCGGGTGGGAAATGCTGACGGCAGCCGGGACCGCTCGCCTTCGAGGGGGTTATTCTTGGCGGCTGCCGGTCGGTGGGGTGggcacggaggggagcggggatCTCTCTTCCTGACGGGTTTGTCCTAAACGAAGGACAGCGCGGATCCGGCGCTTTCCACCCTGGGCATCCAGGCATGGGGTGCTGCGAACACAGACGGCCCACGGCAGCGATGCGCAAGGGGACGTCGCCCCATCGATGGCCGCCGCGGCCAAGCACAACAGtttgcagctgcagggctgcggCCGCTGCTGACGGCGGCTCAGGTCGCCGGTCCCTGGCCAACACCCGAGTCCCATGAAAGGGCCCATTGATGGCGCAGCGGAGGGAGGTACTGGAGACGGGGTCCCCCCAGCTCCTCGCCCCCCCAGGCTCAGGTCAGCCTGAGCTGAGACAGGACAccctgctcttcctcccagcAAGGAACTGGGGGGCTGACAAGGGCCTGGACCCCCTCGCCCTCCCCAGTCCCAACCCCACACCCTCAGGACCCAGAGGGAAGATGCTGGGAAGCACATCAAATAAGTTTAAATGCATTATTGGGACTTGCCCGTGTAGCAgggtaggtttttttctcctgcaataATTCAGTAATTCTGTGATGAGACTTAAGGTCTCTTCAGTTGGTTAAGGAGCGCTTCCCTTTTGCCTATtccacccccccaaaatccacTGCTGCACCAGGAGACATCCTTGCTTCGCACCAGGGAGAAGCaagggcagaggcagaggggCTTTTCCTGCACCTCCTGTCCGGCCGAGGCTGCAGGCGAGTTTGCAGCATCCAGAGatgcaccccaaaaccagacTTTCATAGACTTTTGCTGTCCCCCCTCAGCACGGCTGTGCTCTGTGTGGCTTTCTGCTGCCTGAGGAGACACTGCGCGGACCctcacagctctgctccttctCAGAGGCATGAGCACACCAGGTAACTCCCACCTAGCAGCACATTTTATCAGCATGGTATGAATTTAATTGTGACATATATACAGGTGCTGCAAGGATTATCGCGACCGTTTTGTACAGACTTATCCACAAAACCTTACAGAGGGCTCAGGCAAGAGCTCTAGCCTGGACAGGTGCAGACGCCGCGCAAAACTCAACTcttcttcacaaacttctctcTCCAGAGAAGGTTTCCAAGGAACAGCCCAGGAATCGagcataatttaaaagaaaatacaccgTGGGGCTATTCTCATTCTGTGCTAAAGGCACATATCACAGCCAGTGGTCATGCTCATGTAGGCTGCAACAACAGCCGAGCTCAGCCTTCATCATCTGTAGCTCTGTATTAAATGAGGAGCCACCAGATTTACTGCCAGCAAGGGCTGGGGaggcctgcagagcagctgtgagCTTGTCCAAATTTACACCCTCCAACTGTAGAGGGATCCCCCAGCTTTGCTGACCATCGCCAGCATGAAGAGAAGAGTTACACAGTTGGCAGCGCCACATTCGTGTACAAACCGAGTTAATAGCAACTGTTTCCGAGTCACTCCGCTGCCAGGACAGCGGTGAGACAGCAcgaatttgttttcctttctttaaatcTCGTTGGATTAGAAGCTACACCAATCCCTTCCCTAGAATAAATATCATTGTCTTTGTAGAACTGAAACATCAATTCTGCTTCCTTCCACCCACGTCCCTGAAAAAAGAGATGTACGTGCAGACATATAGATCTTCTCCCTTTAGAAGCTGTCCATGGCACAGAGCTGGTTAGGCTGCTGGGAGAACCAACCAGGTTCTGAAGAAATGGAGTC
This window of the Buteo buteo chromosome 17, bButBut1.hap1.1, whole genome shotgun sequence genome carries:
- the SCARA3 gene encoding scavenger receptor class A member 3 isoform X2 yields the protein MRGRARTSCSRCQKNLSLQTAVKVLYIFSILLIVAVTVLAALVFKKVNSISNDISSAQTYYEKKIVSIQEDLQGLDEKTSGNCSLCHETGQLSQEITKLQGELEEIQKMLLVQEILLDRTSQTHNQLSSTSNKITSEVDDCSFSIRQVNESLGQLLAQVGGWQVVTSQLDNSLKGLAQERYDVRAAMQQMNFTLGQTSDWIQVIQRKTDEETLTLQKIVTEWQNYTRLFGGLRATSSKTSELVKSIQGSIGAAARQVGQNSESMHDLVLQVMGLQLQLDNISSFLDDHEENMNDLRYHNRYTQNRTAERFETLEGRMTSHEIEISTIFANINATDSHVHSMLRYLDDVRLSCTLGFHTHAEELYYLNKSLSLVQGTTDLLRERYSLLSARLDFDIRNLSMVMEEMKVVDVRHGEMLKNITILRGVPGLPGPRGLKGDVGVKGPPGSEGEKGDVGSLGSPGPQGPPGPPGPPGPQGERGPLGLKGFPGLKGTKGSFGQSGSRGQGGPKGDPGPPGPAGVPGPVGPPGPQGKPGLPGTPGAVGQAGPTGPKGDPGLRGPPGLPGPPGPPGQ
- the SCARA3 gene encoding scavenger receptor class A member 3 isoform X1, with amino-acid sequence MREDEPAGGEEEEMPTFSYRPSGRARTSCSRCQKNLSLQTAVKVLYIFSILLIVAVTVLAALVFKKVNSISNDISSAQTYYEKKIVSIQEDLQGLDEKTSGNCSLCHETGQLSQEITKLQGELEEIQKMLLVQEILLDRTSQTHNQLSSTSNKITSEVDDCSFSIRQVNESLGQLLAQVGGWQVVTSQLDNSLKGLAQERYDVRAAMQQMNFTLGQTSDWIQVIQRKTDEETLTLQKIVTEWQNYTRLFGGLRATSSKTSELVKSIQGSIGAAARQVGQNSESMHDLVLQVMGLQLQLDNISSFLDDHEENMNDLRYHNRYTQNRTAERFETLEGRMTSHEIEISTIFANINATDSHVHSMLRYLDDVRLSCTLGFHTHAEELYYLNKSLSLVQGTTDLLRERYSLLSARLDFDIRNLSMVMEEMKVVDVRHGEMLKNITILRGVPGLPGPRGLKGDVGVKGPPGSEGEKGDVGSLGSPGPQGPPGPPGPPGPQGERGPLGLKGFPGLKGTKGSFGQSGSRGQGGPKGDPGPPGPAGVPGPVGPPGPQGKPGLPGTPGAVGQAGPTGPKGDPGLRGPPGLPGPPGPPGQ